The sequence AACAAGTGGATGCTGAAACCCAAAAGAATTTTGGCAATAAAGAAATGATTGTCTTGAAGTAGGGGGAGGGCATGCATTAGGGCATCAGCCCTTTAATACCTTAAAGTTCCAAAAAGGAGATACAATGGATTTTTCGGATTCTCAAAAGGCAAAAGAGGCTTTGCTGTGGAAGTTTTTAGGGGATAGCGTTATTTTTAAGGAGATCATTTCTTTTAAAGATGACATTGTCGCTTGGTTTAAAAGCCCAGAACGCCTCCATTATTTGCAAAAAAATAAAAAGGTGCTGGCTGTTTCTATCAAAGAAAAGCTAAGCAATGAGAATTATGGGATCATTAATTGCCTTTTTAACATAGAAACAGAAGAGATTGATGGCAAAGAAGCTCTAGGCATTCAAGGCAAGGAGATCGATGAGGACATCCAAAAGAATTTTGGCGACAAAGATATGATCGTTTTGAAGTAGGGGGAGGGCATGCCAACTTATTTGATCGTTTTAATTGTGGTGGTGGTGTTGGGCTTTGTGGCTCTAGTTGTGTTGCGTAAAGCCACGCCTACAGCCATAGAGCAAGAGGTTTTGACGATGAAGGAGGTGATCGCCTTTTTTAAGGACGAGAAGGTAGCGCAAAGTTTAAGAGCAAATAGCTCCACGATCGCCACAGCGATCCGTGAAAAGCAAAGCGATGGGCGTTTGAAAATCACTTTAGCCCCCTATGACAAACAACAAAGTACTATCCCCTCTAATGCCCCCATGAAAGTTTATTTAGTCAAACGCATGGATACAGATTTAGACAAAGTTTTTGGGGATAAAGACATGGTGGTTTTACAATAAAGCCAAAAGGGTTTCAGCTAGCCTATTGCTTCATCTCTAGCAAGGTTTCGATCATGCGATCCACGGCGGTTACCACTTTGGCATTGGCGGCGTAACCGCTTTGGAATTTGATGAGGTTCACCATCTCTTCATCGGTGCTGACCCCTGAGATGGCTTGTTGCTCTTTTTTAACGACATGCAAAATCGCATCCTTGCCCTCTAGGGTTTTCTTGGCATGTTCGGCTTCAGTGTGGACTTTACCCACGAGGAATTGGTAGTAATTCTCAATTGTCATGGGCTTGTTGTCTAGTTTATTATCTTTGAAAAAGTCCACCTTATTGTATTGGAGTTGCTGCATCATGTTGGCAACATCAAAGTTGCCATCGATGGGGGCAAGCCACGGGCGCAAGGCAGTGGGCTCTTTACGGTAGGTGTCGTTGATTTTAATGTCTCTGGCACTGTCGCCCTCAAAAAAGGTGTTTAAGCCCAAAGCGCCCGTAAAGTTCGTGCCATGGTCTTTAAGCGACACAAACAGCCCCTGAGAGGCGTTTTTGGGTTGGATGGTGAATTGTTTGGCATCGCTGTCGTAATGCGCCACGAAATAGTCGTCAAAGTCGTTCGTGGTGTTGTTGTCGTGGTTGTCGTCTGTGTTGGCGTTGATTTGGTTGATCACATCGTTCATGGTGGTGATGGGGGTGATGGTGATGGTCTTTTTGGCGATCACATGCCCGTTGGTGTTGTAGGCGAGCAGGTCAAAAGTCCCCGTTTTGATGTTGTGGTTGGTGTCTTTCAAGGTTTCCGTGCCTTGAAAGTCCATGGTGTGCCCTTCAATGCGATGTGCGGCGCTTTGGGCGTAAATGGCGTTGGTGGCTTGGATCAAGCCTTTGGCGAAGGTGTCTAGGCGGTCAATGTAGGTTTGCAATTTGCCCTTTCTAGTGCCGTTCAAGCCATCGTTATACACGCCCATCAGCGCCCCCACCTTGCCTTGGTCGATCTTATCGGTGATGTTAACAACTTTAAAATCATCGCCTCTAAAGTAGATTTGGGCGAGTTGGTTCTCATCTTTATTCTGCTCCACGACAAGGGGGTGGAAGATCGCCCCGTCCACGATGTTAAACCCATAACCCACATTGAAGACATAGCCATCGTCAAAGTCGGCGGTTTTAATGTCGTTTAGCGAGTAGGTTTGGATGTGGTTCTTGGTAACATTACCCCCGATGAGCTCTTTTAAGTGGAACTCAAGTTGATCGCGTTTGTCGCGCAGTTCGTTGGCTTGTTTGAGGGTTTTAGTATCCTCCATTTCTTTAAGGTGCTTGTTGATGTTGGCAATTTCTCTGCCTAGGCGGTTGACCTCGGTGATGGTGCTGACAAGCTCGTGGCTAGCTTTTTTCTGCAAGTCTACAAGGCGCGCTCTAGCATCGTGTATGCTTCTGGTGAGGGTATTGGTTTTTTGCACAAGGGCTTGCTTGGTGGCGGGGGATTTGGCGTCTTTAGCCAGGTCTTTCCATGCATTGAAGTAGTCTTGCAGGTCTGTATGCACGCCCACTTCGTCCATGTCGGGGAAGTAGGAGGAGGCTTCGCGCAGGTTGTCAAACTGGGTACTGTAGTAGGCTTGCTCTTGCTTGGCGTGTGCGTAGCGGGCAAAGACAAACTCATCGTGCGTGCGTTGAACGCTTTGGACATTCACCCCCATGTTCATGTTGCGGTTGGTGTACATGAGGGTGCTTTGGGGCGTGGCGATCACGCGCTGTCGGCTGTAAAACTCATCGTTGGCGTTGGAGATGTTGTTACCGGTTACATCCACCATGACTTGGTGGGCTTGTAGACCGGTGTAAGAAGTGTTTAGAGTCGCAAATATCCCGCCCATAAAGACCCCTTAGGCCTGCACTTGTAAAAAGCTGCTGGCGATGGTTTTTTGGTTGTAATAACCCGTGCTCTCATGGGGCACGATCTGCTGCATGAGCTTGGAGTAAAAATCCGACACCGCAAAGACAATGCGGGCGTAATCGGCGTTGATCTCTTTAAGCTCGGTTAAAAGCTGGCGCATTTCTTTTAAAAGCAAAGAGCCGCGCTCATCTAAGAGATTAGCTAGAGGCGTGCCCGGGTTTTTCTCCATCAAGACAAGCATCTCTTGGTCAAAAAGGGCTTTGCAGTTTTCAAAGGAGGCGATCCGCTCTCTTTTGAGCCCGTTGCGCCCGAAGATCGCTTCGTGGTTGGCTTCTTTGATGTCTTCTAAATCTTGGGAAGTGAGTTTAATGAGGGTTTGCAGATCCTGCACGGATTGCTCAAGATAGCCATAAAGCATGCGCAACCTTTAAGTGGTTTCATACCAAGCTACCCTTATTTGAGAATATAAAATGCTCGGTATCGCCTTAGCTAAGCAAATCCTGTGCCATTTTATGAGCGGTCTTGTCCATGTCCACCTTGTATTGCCCGTTCTCGACAGCCTTTTTGATTTGGGCAACCCGATCGGCTTCGTGGGCTGGGGTGGTAGTCGTCCGGGTAGTGGAGCGAGAGCCGTGGACAGAGCTAGGGTTGACATGGCTAGAAGAAAGAGTCGTTCCTACAGGCTTAACCATGAAAGGTCCTTTCTAAAATTTCGGGCTACATCGGCTAAAAGACAAAAATTTAAATTATATCATTGCACCAAGCGCATCCTTTCAGACAATTCTTGGCGTAATTGTTTCGCACTTGCGGGGGCTTTTTTAGCGGTGTCTAAATTCGAAAACGCAGATTGTGATCTGCCGAAGGTGTAGACCAACAATAGTAACAACGCACAACAAAAGAGTAGAAAGGTGATGGTAGGCACGAGCCAAAGGCGTGTAAAACGCATTCTTTTCATTACACTCTCCGTCGAGAATTTTAAGGTATTCTATACTAAAATTTGGTTTTTTCATTAAGGATTGTGATGATTCGGGTCATTTTAGCGTGGCTGTTTTGTGTGGGTTTGAGTGGGAGCAGCTGTGGGGCAGAGGCTCATTTAGGAAAAAGGCATGGCTTTACTAGGTTTTTTTAACAAGCACCACATTGACCCCAAAATTCATCACAACTTGTCCTGCCAAGATAAAGAATTGGGCACTGAGATTAGGGTTGGCATGCCCTACTATATACCTAAAGACAACAATAACCAACTCTTACAAGCCTTAGTGCCTATGGGCAAATCCGTGCAGCCACGCCTTCTAACAAGAGCGGTCGTTAAGGATGACCAACTAAGCTTGATCTACGCTCGCAAACACCGCTTTAACCAACTCTTTAGCCACCCCAACATTAAAGCAGCGATGTTACAAACCCACAGACGCAACCACTATGTCTTTGCCTATAAAGATAAATATTACGATGAATTGGGGCGAAAATTCGCAGAGTTTTTGCTTAAAACCCCCGTCAAAAGGGCGCAGGTGATCGGCAAGGTGGGCAACATAGGGCTTAGCATAGGGTCGCATTTGCACTTTGGGATGTGTCGCAACGACTGCCCCACAGACCCACTCGGGCGTATCCGCACGGCTAAAAGTCAACTTAAAGGGCATGAAAAGCAGTTTTTTAGCCAAGCCATCGAGCCCTACCCAGGCATACTTGAAGACCTGACCTCCTTTGAACACGCCCAAAAAGAAAACACAAAGAATACAGACCAATGATCGCCTACGACAATATTCAAATCACAGACTGCCCCACTTCCGCCTACTTCAAACCCAAGCGCATTTTATACGAGGAAAGGGGGTGAATAAAAGTTGGGACATGGTCCGCGTGCACGACAGCGTGTCTATTTTGCTTTACCACACCGAGAAACAAAGCTTTGTGTTGGTGAAGCAATTTAGACCTCCCGTGTTTGTGAGTGCGTGTTTGTATGGGGGGCAGAGCGTGGATGGCTACACCTATGAATTGTGTGCGGGGCTTGTAGATAAGGCGCATAAAAGTGTGGAGCAGATCGCTTGCGAAGAGGTGCTAGAAGAGTGTGGTTACGCCCTGATCCCTGAAATGCTACAAAAAATCGGAGTGTTTTACGGCTCCA is a genomic window of Helicobacter sp. NHP19-012 containing:
- the flgK gene encoding flagellar hook-associated protein FlgK gives rise to the protein MGGIFATLNTSYTGLQAHQVMVDVTGNNISNANDEFYSRQRVIATPQSTLMYTNRNMNMGVNVQSVQRTHDEFVFARYAHAKQEQAYYSTQFDNLREASSYFPDMDEVGVHTDLQDYFNAWKDLAKDAKSPATKQALVQKTNTLTRSIHDARARLVDLQKKASHELVSTITEVNRLGREIANINKHLKEMEDTKTLKQANELRDKRDQLEFHLKELIGGNVTKNHIQTYSLNDIKTADFDDGYVFNVGYGFNIVDGAIFHPLVVEQNKDENQLAQIYFRGDDFKVVNITDKIDQGKVGALMGVYNDGLNGTRKGKLQTYIDRLDTFAKGLIQATNAIYAQSAAHRIEGHTMDFQGTETLKDTNHNIKTGTFDLLAYNTNGHVIAKKTITITPITTMNDVINQINANTDDNHDNNTTNDFDDYFVAHYDSDAKQFTIQPKNASQGLFVSLKDHGTNFTGALGLNTFFEGDSARDIKINDTYRKEPTALRPWLAPIDGNFDVANMMQQLQYNKVDFFKDNKLDNKPMTIENYYQFLVGKVHTEAEHAKKTLEGKDAILHVVKKEQQAISGVSTDEEMVNLIKFQSGYAANAKVVTAVDRMIETLLEMKQ
- a CDS encoding flagellar biosynthesis anti-sigma factor FlgM, with product MVKPVGTTLSSSHVNPSSVHGSRSTTRTTTTPAHEADRVAQIKKAVENGQYKVDMDKTAHKMAQDLLS
- a CDS encoding NUDIX domain-containing protein — its product is MNKSWDMVRVHDSVSILLYHTEKQSFVLVKQFRPPVFVSACLYGGQSVDGYTYELCAGLVDKAHKSVEQIACEEVLEECGYALIPEMLQKIGVFYGSTGISGSKQTMFFARISQTQHVHQGGGVDTEDIEIIYLPLEEVDSFIANEQFCKSVGLGYALMWFQQHFKDGHA